From Hydra vulgaris chromosome 15, alternate assembly HydraT2T_AEP, one genomic window encodes:
- the LOC136092382 gene encoding uncharacterized protein LOC136092382 isoform X2 produces MEPNQGDKISFFKEVQPFSENLFSREKLLCEIRRFLHGANKSTLILYGMSGVGKTQIARKYCEIYYNFYKNFVWIDAAFGKLQTSMRNQCQILGFEVHDSKGDYLNIEVIVEKIHNHYKNEKTLYIFDNVDDESVKNLTMYISRKPDSFTLITSQWRAWSKNVNKMLVDVFTSEEAFAYVKNNIKENADENIRNLIKELGYHPFAITQAIKYINIHKISIEKYVDRYRSKPEILDNNFPTEEEPKSAIKAINLVLIKLEKSKPFPFKILNCLSHCDYQNISKPFIIQISKQMEINEEYVIDEAVGLLMSYSLLNFDDKKYSMHELTQLTCRCFQNRNSTTNTYLSLIENLFIFELNEVKDHVDYGNYFVFHFICMFRNNRIKFSKTFHNMTTSIKKLLVCKGLFEEAIEILKSIQSFNTETYGENNQFTLYTKHNIASCLDDMGKYNEALEIYYSVDKIQTEILGINHPDTMRTKHNIASYLYYMGKYNEALEIYYSVEKIRTEILGINHPDTMATKHNIAICLDDMGKYNEALEIYYSVEKIRTEILGINHPDTMATKHNIAICLNAMGKYNEALEIYYSVDKIRTEILGINHPDTMSTKNNIASCLDDMGKYNEALEIYYSVDKIQTEILGINHPDTLGTKHNIAICLCAMGKYNEALEIYYSVEKIRTEILGINHPDTMTTKYNIAICLCAMGKYNEALEIYYSVDKIQTEILGINHPDTMSTKHNIASCLDDMGKYNEALEIYYSVEKIRTEILGINHPDTMATKHNIAICLNAMGKYNEALEIYYSVDKIRTEILGINHPDTMSTKINIASCLDDMGKYNEALEIFYSVEKIRTEILGINHPDTMRTKNNIAICLKAMGKYNEALEIYYSVEKIRTEILGINHPDTMTTKYNIAICLCAMGKYNEALEIYYSVDKIQTEILGINHPDTMSTKHNIASCLDDMGKYNEALEIYYSVEKIRTEILGINHPDTMATKHNIAICLNAMGKYNEALEIYYSVDKIRTEILGINHPDTISTKNNIASCLDDMGKYNEALEIFYSVEKIRTEILGINHPDTMRTKNNIAICLKAMGKYNEALEIYYSVDKIQTEILGINHPDTMRTKHNIASCLDDMGKYNEALEIFYSVEKIRTEILGINHPDTMRTKNNIAICLKAMGKYNEALEIYYSVDKIQTEILGINHPDTMRTKHNIASCLDDMGKYNEALEIFYSVKKIRTEILGINHPDTMTTKYNIAICLKNKEKQQTSCLII; encoded by the exons ATGGAACCAAATCAAGGAGATaaaattagcttttttaaag AAGTTCAACCgttttcagaaaatttattttcacgcGAAAAACTACTTTGTGAAATTCGACGTTTTTTACATGGAGCAAACAAGTcaactttaatattatatggAATGTCCGGTGTTGGGAAGACACAAATTGCAAGAAAGTATTGCgaaatttattataacttcTACAAAAACTTTGTTTGGATAGACGCAGCATTTGGAAAGTTACAAACCTCAATGAGAAACCAATGTCAAATATTAGGATTCGAAGTTCATGACTCAAAAGGTGATTATTTGAATATAGAAgtgattgttgaaaaaattcacaaccattataaaaatgaaaaaacattgtatatttttgacaatgtCGACGATGAAAGTGTTAAAAACCTGACCATGTATATTTCAAGAAAACCGGATTCATTTACGTTGATTACCTCCCAATGGAGAGCGTGGTCGAAAAACGTAAACAAAATGCTAGTTGATGTTTTTACTTCAGAAGAAGCATTcgcttatgtaaaaaataatattaaagaaaacgCCGATGAAAATATAAGAAACCTAATTAAAGAACTTGGTTATCATCCGTTCGCTATTACTCaggcaataaaatatataaatattcataaaatttcGATAGAAAAATACGTAGATCGATATAGATCGAAACCAGAAATATTAGACAATAACTTTCCAACCGAAGAAGAACCAAAGTCTGCAATAAAAGCAAttaacttagttttaataaaattagaaaaaagtaaaccttttccatttaaaatattaaactgtttatcTCATTGCGACTATCAAAACATAAGTAAACCGTTTATAATccaaatttcaaaacaaatggaAATAAACGAAGAATATGTAATAGATGAAGCCGTTGGGTTACTAATGAGTTATTCTTTACTAAactttgatgataaaaaatattcaatgcaCGAACTGACTCAGCTGACGTGTAGATGTTTTCAAAATAGAAATTCAACTACAAATACGTATCttagtttaattgaaaatttatttatatttgaattaaatgaagtaaaagatCACGTGGATTACGGAAACTATTTCGTTTTCCATTTTATCTGTATGTTTCGCAATaacagaataaaattttcaaaaacattccATAATATGACgacatctattaaaaaattattagtatgtAAAGGTTTATTTGAAGAAGCAAtcgaaatattaaaaagtattcaaagtTTTAATACAGAAACTTATGGTGAAAATAATCAATTTACgctttatacaaaacataatatcgcaagctgtttggacgatatgggaaaatataacgaagctttagaaatttattattctgttgataaaatacaaactgaaattttag gtatcaaccatccagatacaatgagaacaaaacataatatcgcaagcTATTTGTACTacatgggaaaatataacgaagctttagaaatttattattctgttgagaaaatacgaactgaaattttaggtatcaaccatccagatacaatggcaacaaaacataatatcgcaatctgtttggacgatatgggaaaatataacgaagctttagaaatttattattctgttgagaaaatacgaactgaaattttaggtatcaaccatccagatacaatggcaacaaaacataatatcgcaatctgtttgaacgctatgggaaaatataacgaagctttagaaatttattattctgttgataaaatacgaactgaaattttaggtatcaaccatccagatacaatgtcaacaaaaaataatatcgcaagctgtttggacgatatgggaaaatataacgaagctttagaaatttattattctgttgataaaatacaaactgaaattttaggtatcaaccatccagatacattgggaacaaaacataatatcgcaatctgtttgtgcgctatgggaaaatataacgaagctttagaaatttattattctgttgagaaaatacgaactgaaattttaggtatcaaccatccagatacaatgacaacaaaatataatatcgcaatctgtttgtgcgctatgggaaaatataacgaagctttagaaatttattattctgttgataaaatacaaactgaaattttaggtatcaaccatccagatacaatgtcaacaaaacataatatcgcaagctgtttggacgatatgggaaaatataacgaagctttagaaatttattattctgttgagaaaatacgaactgaaattttaggtatcaaccatccagatacaatggcaacaaaacataatatcgcaatctgtttgaacgctatgggaaaatataacgaagctttagaaatttattattctgttgataaaatacgaactgaaattttaggtatcaaccatccagatacaatgtcaacaaaaattaatatcgcaagctgtttggacgatatgggaaaatataacgaagctttagaaattttttattctgttgagaaaatacgaactgaaattttaggtatcaaccatccagatacaatgagaacaaaaaataatatcgcaatctgtttgaaagctatgggaaaatataacgaagctttagaaatttattattctgttgagaaaatacgaactgaaattttaggtatcaaccatccagatacaatgacaacaaaatataatatcgcaatctgtttgtgcgctatgggaaaatataacgaagctttagaaatttattattctgttgataaaatacaaactgaaattttaggtatcaaccatccagatacaatgtcaacaaaacataatatcgcaagctgtttggacgatatgggaaaatataacgaagctttagaaatttattattctgttgagaaaatacgaactgaaattttaggtatcaaccatccagatacaatggcaacaaaacataatatcgcaatctgtttgaacgctatgggaaaatataacgaagctttagaaatttattattctgttgataaaatacgaactgaaattttaggtatcaaccatccagatacaatttcaacaaaaaataatatcgcaagctgtttggacgatatgggaaaatataacgaagctttagaaattttttattctgttgagaaaatacgaactgaaattttaggtatcaaccatccagatacaatgagaacaaaaaataatatcgcaatctgtttgaaagctatgggaaaatataacgaagctttagaaatttattattctgttgataaaatacaaactgaaattttaggtatcaaccatccagatacaatgagaacaaaacataatatcgcaagctgtttggacgatatgggaaaatataacgaagctttagaaattttttattctgttgagaaaatacgaactgaaattttaggtatcaaccatccagatacaatgagaacaaaaaataatatcgcaatctgtttgaaagctatgggaaaatataacgaagctttagaaatttattattctgttgataaaatacaaactgaaattttaggtatcaaccatccagatacaatgagaacaaaacataatatcgcaagctgtttggacgatatgggaaaatataacgaagctttagaaattttttattctgttaagaaaatacgaactgaaattttaggtatcaaccatccagatacaatgacaacaaaatataatatcgcaatctgtttgaaaaataaagaaaaacagcaaacaagttgtttaattatttga
- the LOC136092382 gene encoding uncharacterized protein LOC136092382 isoform X1: MEPNQGDKISFFKEVQPFSENLFSREKLLCEIRRFLHGANKSTLILYGMSGVGKTQIARKYCEIYYNFYKNFVWIDAAFGKLQTSMRNQCQILGFEVHDSKGDYLNIEVIVEKIHNHYKNEKTLYIFDNVDDESVKNLTMYISRKPDSFTLITSQWRAWSKNVNKMLVDVFTSEEAFAYVKNNIKENADENIRNLIKELGYHPFAITQAIKYINIHKISIEKYVDRYRSKPEILDNNFPTEEEPKSAIKAINLVLIKLEKSKPFPFKILNCLSHCDYQNISKPFIIQISKQMEINEEYVIDEAVGLLMSYSLLNFDDKKYSMHELTQLTCRCFQNRNSTTNTYLSLIENLFIFELNEVKDHVDYGNYFVFHFICMFRNNRIKFSKTFHNMTTSIKKLLVCKGLFEEAIEILKSIQSFNTETYGENNQFTLYTKHNIASCLDDMGKYNEALEIYYSVDKIQTEILGINHPDTMATKNNIAICLYAMGKYNEALEIYYSVDKIRTEILGINHPDTMRTKHNIASYLYYMGKYNEALEIYYSVEKIRTEILGINHPDTMATKHNIAICLDDMGKYNEALEIYYSVEKIRTEILGINHPDTMATKHNIAICLNAMGKYNEALEIYYSVDKIRTEILGINHPDTMSTKNNIASCLDDMGKYNEALEIYYSVDKIQTEILGINHPDTLGTKHNIAICLCAMGKYNEALEIYYSVEKIRTEILGINHPDTMTTKYNIAICLCAMGKYNEALEIYYSVDKIQTEILGINHPDTMSTKHNIASCLDDMGKYNEALEIYYSVEKIRTEILGINHPDTMATKHNIAICLNAMGKYNEALEIYYSVDKIRTEILGINHPDTMSTKINIASCLDDMGKYNEALEIFYSVEKIRTEILGINHPDTMRTKNNIAICLKAMGKYNEALEIYYSVEKIRTEILGINHPDTMTTKYNIAICLCAMGKYNEALEIYYSVDKIQTEILGINHPDTMSTKHNIASCLDDMGKYNEALEIYYSVEKIRTEILGINHPDTMATKHNIAICLNAMGKYNEALEIYYSVDKIRTEILGINHPDTISTKNNIASCLDDMGKYNEALEIFYSVEKIRTEILGINHPDTMRTKNNIAICLKAMGKYNEALEIYYSVDKIQTEILGINHPDTMRTKHNIASCLDDMGKYNEALEIFYSVEKIRTEILGINHPDTMRTKNNIAICLKAMGKYNEALEIYYSVDKIQTEILGINHPDTMRTKHNIASCLDDMGKYNEALEIFYSVKKIRTEILGINHPDTMTTKYNIAICLKNKEKQQTSCLII, translated from the exons ATGGAACCAAATCAAGGAGATaaaattagcttttttaaag AAGTTCAACCgttttcagaaaatttattttcacgcGAAAAACTACTTTGTGAAATTCGACGTTTTTTACATGGAGCAAACAAGTcaactttaatattatatggAATGTCCGGTGTTGGGAAGACACAAATTGCAAGAAAGTATTGCgaaatttattataacttcTACAAAAACTTTGTTTGGATAGACGCAGCATTTGGAAAGTTACAAACCTCAATGAGAAACCAATGTCAAATATTAGGATTCGAAGTTCATGACTCAAAAGGTGATTATTTGAATATAGAAgtgattgttgaaaaaattcacaaccattataaaaatgaaaaaacattgtatatttttgacaatgtCGACGATGAAAGTGTTAAAAACCTGACCATGTATATTTCAAGAAAACCGGATTCATTTACGTTGATTACCTCCCAATGGAGAGCGTGGTCGAAAAACGTAAACAAAATGCTAGTTGATGTTTTTACTTCAGAAGAAGCATTcgcttatgtaaaaaataatattaaagaaaacgCCGATGAAAATATAAGAAACCTAATTAAAGAACTTGGTTATCATCCGTTCGCTATTACTCaggcaataaaatatataaatattcataaaatttcGATAGAAAAATACGTAGATCGATATAGATCGAAACCAGAAATATTAGACAATAACTTTCCAACCGAAGAAGAACCAAAGTCTGCAATAAAAGCAAttaacttagttttaataaaattagaaaaaagtaaaccttttccatttaaaatattaaactgtttatcTCATTGCGACTATCAAAACATAAGTAAACCGTTTATAATccaaatttcaaaacaaatggaAATAAACGAAGAATATGTAATAGATGAAGCCGTTGGGTTACTAATGAGTTATTCTTTACTAAactttgatgataaaaaatattcaatgcaCGAACTGACTCAGCTGACGTGTAGATGTTTTCAAAATAGAAATTCAACTACAAATACGTATCttagtttaattgaaaatttatttatatttgaattaaatgaagtaaaagatCACGTGGATTACGGAAACTATTTCGTTTTCCATTTTATCTGTATGTTTCGCAATaacagaataaaattttcaaaaacattccATAATATGACgacatctattaaaaaattattagtatgtAAAGGTTTATTTGAAGAAGCAAtcgaaatattaaaaagtattcaaagtTTTAATACAGAAACTTATGGTGAAAATAATCAATTTACgctttatacaaaacataatatcgcaagctgtttggacgatatgggaaaatataacgaagctttagaaatttattattctgttgataaaatacaaactgaaattttaggtatcaaccatccagatacaatggcaacaaaaaataatatcgcaatctgtttgtacgctatgggaaaatataacgaagctttagaaatttattattctgttgataaaatacgaactgaaattttaggtatcaaccatccagatacaatgagaacaaaacataatatcgcaagcTATTTGTACTacatgggaaaatataacgaagctttagaaatttattattctgttgagaaaatacgaactgaaattttaggtatcaaccatccagatacaatggcaacaaaacataatatcgcaatctgtttggacgatatgggaaaatataacgaagctttagaaatttattattctgttgagaaaatacgaactgaaattttaggtatcaaccatccagatacaatggcaacaaaacataatatcgcaatctgtttgaacgctatgggaaaatataacgaagctttagaaatttattattctgttgataaaatacgaactgaaattttaggtatcaaccatccagatacaatgtcaacaaaaaataatatcgcaagctgtttggacgatatgggaaaatataacgaagctttagaaatttattattctgttgataaaatacaaactgaaattttaggtatcaaccatccagatacattgggaacaaaacataatatcgcaatctgtttgtgcgctatgggaaaatataacgaagctttagaaatttattattctgttgagaaaatacgaactgaaattttaggtatcaaccatccagatacaatgacaacaaaatataatatcgcaatctgtttgtgcgctatgggaaaatataacgaagctttagaaatttattattctgttgataaaatacaaactgaaattttaggtatcaaccatccagatacaatgtcaacaaaacataatatcgcaagctgtttggacgatatgggaaaatataacgaagctttagaaatttattattctgttgagaaaatacgaactgaaattttaggtatcaaccatccagatacaatggcaacaaaacataatatcgcaatctgtttgaacgctatgggaaaatataacgaagctttagaaatttattattctgttgataaaatacgaactgaaattttaggtatcaaccatccagatacaatgtcaacaaaaattaatatcgcaagctgtttggacgatatgggaaaatataacgaagctttagaaattttttattctgttgagaaaatacgaactgaaattttaggtatcaaccatccagatacaatgagaacaaaaaataatatcgcaatctgtttgaaagctatgggaaaatataacgaagctttagaaatttattattctgttgagaaaatacgaactgaaattttaggtatcaaccatccagatacaatgacaacaaaatataatatcgcaatctgtttgtgcgctatgggaaaatataacgaagctttagaaatttattattctgttgataaaatacaaactgaaattttaggtatcaaccatccagatacaatgtcaacaaaacataatatcgcaagctgtttggacgatatgggaaaatataacgaagctttagaaatttattattctgttgagaaaatacgaactgaaattttaggtatcaaccatccagatacaatggcaacaaaacataatatcgcaatctgtttgaacgctatgggaaaatataacgaagctttagaaatttattattctgttgataaaatacgaactgaaattttaggtatcaaccatccagatacaatttcaacaaaaaataatatcgcaagctgtttggacgatatgggaaaatataacgaagctttagaaattttttattctgttgagaaaatacgaactgaaattttaggtatcaaccatccagatacaatgagaacaaaaaataatatcgcaatctgtttgaaagctatgggaaaatataacgaagctttagaaatttattattctgttgataaaatacaaactgaaattttaggtatcaaccatccagatacaatgagaacaaaacataatatcgcaagctgtttggacgatatgggaaaatataacgaagctttagaaattttttattctgttgagaaaatacgaactgaaattttaggtatcaaccatccagatacaatgagaacaaaaaataatatcgcaatctgtttgaaagctatgggaaaatataacgaagctttagaaatttattattctgttgataaaatacaaactgaaattttaggtatcaaccatccagatacaatgagaacaaaacataatatcgcaagctgtttggacgatatgggaaaatataacgaagctttagaaattttttattctgttaagaaaatacgaactgaaattttaggtatcaaccatccagatacaatgacaacaaaatataatatcgcaatctgtttgaaaaataaagaaaaacagcaaacaagttgtttaattatttga